Proteins encoded within one genomic window of Malaclemys terrapin pileata isolate rMalTer1 chromosome 22, rMalTer1.hap1, whole genome shotgun sequence:
- the SYNC gene encoding syncoilin isoform X4, which yields MADSEPPLELHVDDAGTCLELEGDATDALLEPEGAHAPLELRMDVTNAPLELNNAGAPLEQHVDGADAPLDLDVAEPQTLSIEELGEHFQECIEAVEQLEEERDSLIQELTLLREPALQEIRQAHEEILAAYRLQAKVELERDNLRNEIRQVKQKLFKVTRECVACQYQLETRRRDMAQYAVYRAELETRVSQLSEEISQLRETCEKQKEQFRQRLEMPQYRGDSHYLQESRRLSMEFESFVAENRQGLEKHYEPQLVCLLERREASAKALQQTQGEIQGLKETLRPLQGEAGRLRLQNRNLEEQIRLIKQKRDEEVLQYREQVEEMEERLRELKNEVQLQQRKNQELEELRTSLHQVLSIYKGCLEIYGHLCNSEKVDQD from the exons ATGGCAGATTCAGAACCCCCTTTGGAGCTGCACGTGGACGATGCAGGTACATGCTTAGAGCTCGAGGGAGACGCTACAGATGCCCTGTTGGAGCCTGAAGGTGCACATGCCCCCTTGGAGCTACGTATGGATGTCACAAATGCCCCTCTGGAGCTGAACAACGCAGGCGCACCCTTGGAGCAGCATGTGGATGGCGCAGATGCTCCCTTGGACTTAGATGTTGCAGAGCCCCAGACTCTGAGCATTGAGGAGCTGGGAGAGCATTTCCAGGAATGCATTGAAGCAgtggagcagctggaggaggagagggatagCCTCATCCAGGAACTCACGCTGCTCCGGGAACCTGCCCTTCAAGAAATCAGACAAGCTCATGAGGAGATACTGGCAGCCTACAGACTGCAGGCCAAGGTGGAGCTGGAGCGGGACAATCTGAGAAATGAGATCCGACAAGTCAAGCAGAAGCTATTCAAGGTGACCAGAGAGTGTGTGGCTTGCCAGTACCAGCTGGAAACCAGACGGCGTGACATGGCCCAGTATGCGGTCTATCGGGCTGAACTGGAAACCAGGGTCAGCCAGCTTTCCGAGGAAATATCGCAGCTGAGAGAGACTTGTGAAAAGCAGAAGGAACAGTTCAGGCAGCGTCTGGAGATGCCCCAGTACCGGGGGGATAGCCATTACTTGCAGGAGAGCCGAAGGCTTTCCATGGAGTTCGAGAGCTTTGTGGCAGAGAACCGCCAGGGCCTGGAGAAACACTATGAGCCGCAGCTCGTGTGCCTTTTAGAAAGGAGAGAAGCCAGTGCTAAGGCTTTGCAACAAACACAGGGAGAGATTCAGGGGCTGAAGGAGACACTGAGACCCCTGCAGGGAGAGGCCGGCAGGCTGCGGCTGCAGAACAGAAATCTGGAAGAACAGATCAGGCTCATTAAGCAAAAACGGGACGAAGAAGTTCTCCAGTACAGG GAACAGGTGGAAGAGATGGAAGAGAGGCTACGGGAACTGAAAAACGAGGTCCAACTTCAGCAACGTAAGAACCAAGAATTGGAAGAGCTGAGGACCAGCCTGCACCAGGTGCTATCTATTTACAA GGGCTGCTTAGAAATCTATGGTCATCTTTGCAACTCAGAAAAAGTCGATCAAGACTGA
- the RBBP4 gene encoding histone-binding protein RBBP4 isoform X4 yields MARRARGAGAARRGQETIERRLAGTEGGEEPAGRTACTDAMADKEAFDDAVEERVINEEYKIWKKNTPFLYDLVMTHALEWPSLTAQWLPDVTRPEGKDFSIHRLVLGTHTSDEQNHLVIASVQLPNDDAQFDASHYDSEKGEFGGFGSVSGKIEIEIKINHEGEVNRARYMPQNPCIIATKTPSSDVLVFDYTKHPSKPDPSGECNPDLRLRGHQKEGYGLSWNPNLSGHLLSASDDHTICLWDISAVPKEGKVVDAKTIFTGHTAVVEDVSWHLLHESLFGSVADDQKLMIWDTRSNNTSKPSHSVDAHTAEVNCLSFNPYSEFILATGSADKTVALWDLRNLKLKLHSFESHKDEIFQVQWSPHNETILASSGTDRRLNVWDLSKIGEEQSPEDAEDGPPELLFIHGGHTAKISDFSWNPNEPWVICSVSEDNIMQVWQMAENIYNDEDPEGSVDPEGQGS; encoded by the exons ATGGCGCGAAGGGCGCGCGGCGCTGGAGCCGCACGCAGGGGGCAGGAAACAATAGAGCGGCGGCTGGCGGGGACGGAGGGAGGCGAGGAGCCGGCTGGCCGCACCGCCTGCACCGACGCCATGGCGGACAAGGAGG CCTTTGATGATGCGGTGGAGGAGCGTGTGATCAATGAGGAATATAAAATTTGGAAAAAGAACACTCCTTTCCTGTATGATCTGGTAATGACCCATGCTCTGGAGTGGCCCAGCTTGACTGCTCAGTGGCTTCCTGATGTAACAAG ACCCGAAGGCAAAGATTTCAGTATTCACCGACTAGTCCTGGGGACCCACACTTCAGATGAACAAAACCATCTTGTGATAGCCAGTGTTCAGCTGCCCAATGATGATGCACAGTTTGATGCTTCACACTATGATAGTGAGAAAGGAG AGTTTGGAGGCTTTGGATCTGTTAGTGGGAAAATCGAAATTGAAATAAAGATCAATCATGAAGGAGAAGTGAACAGAGCACGCTACATGCCCCAAAATCCATGCATCATTGCCACAAAGACTCCATCCAGCGATGTCCTGGTCTTTGACTACACCAAACACCCCTCTAAACCAG ACCCTTCTGGAGAGTGTAACCCTGATCTGCGTCTTCGTGGACACCAAAAGGAAGGCTATGGACTATCATGGAATCCAAATCTGAGTGGGCATTTGCTTAGTGCTTCTGATGATCAT ACCATCTGCTTGTGGGATATTAGTGCTGTTCCGAAGGAAGGTAAAGTGGTGGATGCAAAGACCATCTTTACAGGGCATACAGCAGTAGTGGAAGATGTATCTTGGCACCTGCTCCACGAATCTCTTTTTGGATCTGTTGCTGATGATCAGAAGCTCATGAT TTGGGACACCCGGTCAAACAACACCTCCAAACCTAGTCACTCTGTGGATGCTCACACAGCTGAAGTGAACTGCCTCTCTTTCAATCCATATAGTGAGTTTATTCTGGCTACAGGATCAGCTGATAAG ACGGTTGCCTTATGGGATCTGAGAAACCTAAAACTGAAGCTGCACTCCTTTGAATCTCATAAAGATGAAATATTTCAG GTTCAGTGGTCTCCTCATAATGAAACTATTTTGGCCTCCAGTGGTACTGACCGCAGGCTAAATGTCTGGGACTTGAG TAAAATTGGAGAAGAACAGTCCCCTGAAGATGCAGAGGATGGCCCACCGGAGCTGTTG TTTATTCATGGTGGTCACACTGCAAAGATATCTGATTTCTCCTGGAATCCCAATGAACCCTGGGTAATTTGTTCTGTATCAGAAGACAATATTATGCAAGTCTGGCAAATG GCTGAGAACATATATAATGATGAAGACCCTGAAGGAAGTGTGGATCCAGAAGGTCAAGGGTCCTAG
- the RBBP4 gene encoding histone-binding protein RBBP4 isoform X1, translating into MARRARGAGAARRGQETIERRLAGTEGGEEPAGRTACTDAMADKEAAFDDAVEERVINEEYKIWKKNTPFLYDLVMTHALEWPSLTAQWLPDVTRPEGKDFSIHRLVLGTHTSDEQNHLVIASVQLPNDDAQFDASHYDSEKGEFGGFGSVSGKIEIEIKINHEGEVNRARYMPQNPCIIATKTPSSDVLVFDYTKHPSKPDPSGECNPDLRLRGHQKEGYGLSWNPNLSGHLLSASDDHIHFFFKTICLWDISAVPKEGKVVDAKTIFTGHTAVVEDVSWHLLHESLFGSVADDQKLMIWDTRSNNTSKPSHSVDAHTAEVNCLSFNPYSEFILATGSADKTVALWDLRNLKLKLHSFESHKDEIFQVQWSPHNETILASSGTDRRLNVWDLSKIGEEQSPEDAEDGPPELLFIHGGHTAKISDFSWNPNEPWVICSVSEDNIMQVWQMAENIYNDEDPEGSVDPEGQGS; encoded by the exons ATGGCGCGAAGGGCGCGCGGCGCTGGAGCCGCACGCAGGGGGCAGGAAACAATAGAGCGGCGGCTGGCGGGGACGGAGGGAGGCGAGGAGCCGGCTGGCCGCACCGCCTGCACCGACGCCATGGCGGACAAGGAGG caGCCTTTGATGATGCGGTGGAGGAGCGTGTGATCAATGAGGAATATAAAATTTGGAAAAAGAACACTCCTTTCCTGTATGATCTGGTAATGACCCATGCTCTGGAGTGGCCCAGCTTGACTGCTCAGTGGCTTCCTGATGTAACAAG ACCCGAAGGCAAAGATTTCAGTATTCACCGACTAGTCCTGGGGACCCACACTTCAGATGAACAAAACCATCTTGTGATAGCCAGTGTTCAGCTGCCCAATGATGATGCACAGTTTGATGCTTCACACTATGATAGTGAGAAAGGAG AGTTTGGAGGCTTTGGATCTGTTAGTGGGAAAATCGAAATTGAAATAAAGATCAATCATGAAGGAGAAGTGAACAGAGCACGCTACATGCCCCAAAATCCATGCATCATTGCCACAAAGACTCCATCCAGCGATGTCCTGGTCTTTGACTACACCAAACACCCCTCTAAACCAG ACCCTTCTGGAGAGTGTAACCCTGATCTGCGTCTTCGTGGACACCAAAAGGAAGGCTATGGACTATCATGGAATCCAAATCTGAGTGGGCATTTGCTTAGTGCTTCTGATGATCAT ATACACTTTTTCTTTAAGACCATCTGCTTGTGGGATATTAGTGCTGTTCCGAAGGAAGGTAAAGTGGTGGATGCAAAGACCATCTTTACAGGGCATACAGCAGTAGTGGAAGATGTATCTTGGCACCTGCTCCACGAATCTCTTTTTGGATCTGTTGCTGATGATCAGAAGCTCATGAT TTGGGACACCCGGTCAAACAACACCTCCAAACCTAGTCACTCTGTGGATGCTCACACAGCTGAAGTGAACTGCCTCTCTTTCAATCCATATAGTGAGTTTATTCTGGCTACAGGATCAGCTGATAAG ACGGTTGCCTTATGGGATCTGAGAAACCTAAAACTGAAGCTGCACTCCTTTGAATCTCATAAAGATGAAATATTTCAG GTTCAGTGGTCTCCTCATAATGAAACTATTTTGGCCTCCAGTGGTACTGACCGCAGGCTAAATGTCTGGGACTTGAG TAAAATTGGAGAAGAACAGTCCCCTGAAGATGCAGAGGATGGCCCACCGGAGCTGTTG TTTATTCATGGTGGTCACACTGCAAAGATATCTGATTTCTCCTGGAATCCCAATGAACCCTGGGTAATTTGTTCTGTATCAGAAGACAATATTATGCAAGTCTGGCAAATG GCTGAGAACATATATAATGATGAAGACCCTGAAGGAAGTGTGGATCCAGAAGGTCAAGGGTCCTAG
- the SYNC gene encoding syncoilin isoform X2 has protein sequence MVPPGRKEETLIKPLNTSVGDLMADSEPPLELHVDDAGTCLELEGDATDALLEPEGAHAPLELRMDVTNAPLELNNAGAPLEQHVDGADAPLDLDVAEPQTLSIEELGEHFQECIEAVEQLEEERDSLIQELTLLREPALQEIRQAHEEILAAYRLQAKVELERDNLRNEIRQVKQKLFKVTRECVACQYQLETRRRDMAQYAVYRAELETRVSQLSEEISQLRETCEKQKEQFRQRLEMPQYRGDSHYLQESRRLSMEFESFVAENRQGLEKHYEPQLVCLLERREASAKALQQTQGEIQGLKETLRPLQGEAGRLRLQNRNLEEQIRLIKQKRDEEVLQYREQVEEMEERLRELKNEVQLQQRKNQELEELRTSLHQVLSIYKGCLEIYGHLCNSEKVDQD, from the exons GGACCTGATGGCAGATTCAGAACCCCCTTTGGAGCTGCACGTGGACGATGCAGGTACATGCTTAGAGCTCGAGGGAGACGCTACAGATGCCCTGTTGGAGCCTGAAGGTGCACATGCCCCCTTGGAGCTACGTATGGATGTCACAAATGCCCCTCTGGAGCTGAACAACGCAGGCGCACCCTTGGAGCAGCATGTGGATGGCGCAGATGCTCCCTTGGACTTAGATGTTGCAGAGCCCCAGACTCTGAGCATTGAGGAGCTGGGAGAGCATTTCCAGGAATGCATTGAAGCAgtggagcagctggaggaggagagggatagCCTCATCCAGGAACTCACGCTGCTCCGGGAACCTGCCCTTCAAGAAATCAGACAAGCTCATGAGGAGATACTGGCAGCCTACAGACTGCAGGCCAAGGTGGAGCTGGAGCGGGACAATCTGAGAAATGAGATCCGACAAGTCAAGCAGAAGCTATTCAAGGTGACCAGAGAGTGTGTGGCTTGCCAGTACCAGCTGGAAACCAGACGGCGTGACATGGCCCAGTATGCGGTCTATCGGGCTGAACTGGAAACCAGGGTCAGCCAGCTTTCCGAGGAAATATCGCAGCTGAGAGAGACTTGTGAAAAGCAGAAGGAACAGTTCAGGCAGCGTCTGGAGATGCCCCAGTACCGGGGGGATAGCCATTACTTGCAGGAGAGCCGAAGGCTTTCCATGGAGTTCGAGAGCTTTGTGGCAGAGAACCGCCAGGGCCTGGAGAAACACTATGAGCCGCAGCTCGTGTGCCTTTTAGAAAGGAGAGAAGCCAGTGCTAAGGCTTTGCAACAAACACAGGGAGAGATTCAGGGGCTGAAGGAGACACTGAGACCCCTGCAGGGAGAGGCCGGCAGGCTGCGGCTGCAGAACAGAAATCTGGAAGAACAGATCAGGCTCATTAAGCAAAAACGGGACGAAGAAGTTCTCCAGTACAGG GAACAGGTGGAAGAGATGGAAGAGAGGCTACGGGAACTGAAAAACGAGGTCCAACTTCAGCAACGTAAGAACCAAGAATTGGAAGAGCTGAGGACCAGCCTGCACCAGGTGCTATCTATTTACAA GGGCTGCTTAGAAATCTATGGTCATCTTTGCAACTCAGAAAAAGTCGATCAAGACTGA
- the RBBP4 gene encoding histone-binding protein RBBP4 isoform X2, with protein MARRARGAGAARRGQETIERRLAGTEGGEEPAGRTACTDAMADKEAFDDAVEERVINEEYKIWKKNTPFLYDLVMTHALEWPSLTAQWLPDVTRPEGKDFSIHRLVLGTHTSDEQNHLVIASVQLPNDDAQFDASHYDSEKGEFGGFGSVSGKIEIEIKINHEGEVNRARYMPQNPCIIATKTPSSDVLVFDYTKHPSKPDPSGECNPDLRLRGHQKEGYGLSWNPNLSGHLLSASDDHIHFFFKTICLWDISAVPKEGKVVDAKTIFTGHTAVVEDVSWHLLHESLFGSVADDQKLMIWDTRSNNTSKPSHSVDAHTAEVNCLSFNPYSEFILATGSADKTVALWDLRNLKLKLHSFESHKDEIFQVQWSPHNETILASSGTDRRLNVWDLSKIGEEQSPEDAEDGPPELLFIHGGHTAKISDFSWNPNEPWVICSVSEDNIMQVWQMAENIYNDEDPEGSVDPEGQGS; from the exons ATGGCGCGAAGGGCGCGCGGCGCTGGAGCCGCACGCAGGGGGCAGGAAACAATAGAGCGGCGGCTGGCGGGGACGGAGGGAGGCGAGGAGCCGGCTGGCCGCACCGCCTGCACCGACGCCATGGCGGACAAGGAGG CCTTTGATGATGCGGTGGAGGAGCGTGTGATCAATGAGGAATATAAAATTTGGAAAAAGAACACTCCTTTCCTGTATGATCTGGTAATGACCCATGCTCTGGAGTGGCCCAGCTTGACTGCTCAGTGGCTTCCTGATGTAACAAG ACCCGAAGGCAAAGATTTCAGTATTCACCGACTAGTCCTGGGGACCCACACTTCAGATGAACAAAACCATCTTGTGATAGCCAGTGTTCAGCTGCCCAATGATGATGCACAGTTTGATGCTTCACACTATGATAGTGAGAAAGGAG AGTTTGGAGGCTTTGGATCTGTTAGTGGGAAAATCGAAATTGAAATAAAGATCAATCATGAAGGAGAAGTGAACAGAGCACGCTACATGCCCCAAAATCCATGCATCATTGCCACAAAGACTCCATCCAGCGATGTCCTGGTCTTTGACTACACCAAACACCCCTCTAAACCAG ACCCTTCTGGAGAGTGTAACCCTGATCTGCGTCTTCGTGGACACCAAAAGGAAGGCTATGGACTATCATGGAATCCAAATCTGAGTGGGCATTTGCTTAGTGCTTCTGATGATCAT ATACACTTTTTCTTTAAGACCATCTGCTTGTGGGATATTAGTGCTGTTCCGAAGGAAGGTAAAGTGGTGGATGCAAAGACCATCTTTACAGGGCATACAGCAGTAGTGGAAGATGTATCTTGGCACCTGCTCCACGAATCTCTTTTTGGATCTGTTGCTGATGATCAGAAGCTCATGAT TTGGGACACCCGGTCAAACAACACCTCCAAACCTAGTCACTCTGTGGATGCTCACACAGCTGAAGTGAACTGCCTCTCTTTCAATCCATATAGTGAGTTTATTCTGGCTACAGGATCAGCTGATAAG ACGGTTGCCTTATGGGATCTGAGAAACCTAAAACTGAAGCTGCACTCCTTTGAATCTCATAAAGATGAAATATTTCAG GTTCAGTGGTCTCCTCATAATGAAACTATTTTGGCCTCCAGTGGTACTGACCGCAGGCTAAATGTCTGGGACTTGAG TAAAATTGGAGAAGAACAGTCCCCTGAAGATGCAGAGGATGGCCCACCGGAGCTGTTG TTTATTCATGGTGGTCACACTGCAAAGATATCTGATTTCTCCTGGAATCCCAATGAACCCTGGGTAATTTGTTCTGTATCAGAAGACAATATTATGCAAGTCTGGCAAATG GCTGAGAACATATATAATGATGAAGACCCTGAAGGAAGTGTGGATCCAGAAGGTCAAGGGTCCTAG
- the SYNC gene encoding syncoilin isoform X3, producing MYCTSARDHKEGMLRARDLMADSEPPLELHVDDAGTCLELEGDATDALLEPEGAHAPLELRMDVTNAPLELNNAGAPLEQHVDGADAPLDLDVAEPQTLSIEELGEHFQECIEAVEQLEEERDSLIQELTLLREPALQEIRQAHEEILAAYRLQAKVELERDNLRNEIRQVKQKLFKVTRECVACQYQLETRRRDMAQYAVYRAELETRVSQLSEEISQLRETCEKQKEQFRQRLEMPQYRGDSHYLQESRRLSMEFESFVAENRQGLEKHYEPQLVCLLERREASAKALQQTQGEIQGLKETLRPLQGEAGRLRLQNRNLEEQIRLIKQKRDEEVLQYREQVEEMEERLRELKNEVQLQQRKNQELEELRTSLHQVLSIYKGCLEIYGHLCNSEKVDQD from the exons GGACCTGATGGCAGATTCAGAACCCCCTTTGGAGCTGCACGTGGACGATGCAGGTACATGCTTAGAGCTCGAGGGAGACGCTACAGATGCCCTGTTGGAGCCTGAAGGTGCACATGCCCCCTTGGAGCTACGTATGGATGTCACAAATGCCCCTCTGGAGCTGAACAACGCAGGCGCACCCTTGGAGCAGCATGTGGATGGCGCAGATGCTCCCTTGGACTTAGATGTTGCAGAGCCCCAGACTCTGAGCATTGAGGAGCTGGGAGAGCATTTCCAGGAATGCATTGAAGCAgtggagcagctggaggaggagagggatagCCTCATCCAGGAACTCACGCTGCTCCGGGAACCTGCCCTTCAAGAAATCAGACAAGCTCATGAGGAGATACTGGCAGCCTACAGACTGCAGGCCAAGGTGGAGCTGGAGCGGGACAATCTGAGAAATGAGATCCGACAAGTCAAGCAGAAGCTATTCAAGGTGACCAGAGAGTGTGTGGCTTGCCAGTACCAGCTGGAAACCAGACGGCGTGACATGGCCCAGTATGCGGTCTATCGGGCTGAACTGGAAACCAGGGTCAGCCAGCTTTCCGAGGAAATATCGCAGCTGAGAGAGACTTGTGAAAAGCAGAAGGAACAGTTCAGGCAGCGTCTGGAGATGCCCCAGTACCGGGGGGATAGCCATTACTTGCAGGAGAGCCGAAGGCTTTCCATGGAGTTCGAGAGCTTTGTGGCAGAGAACCGCCAGGGCCTGGAGAAACACTATGAGCCGCAGCTCGTGTGCCTTTTAGAAAGGAGAGAAGCCAGTGCTAAGGCTTTGCAACAAACACAGGGAGAGATTCAGGGGCTGAAGGAGACACTGAGACCCCTGCAGGGAGAGGCCGGCAGGCTGCGGCTGCAGAACAGAAATCTGGAAGAACAGATCAGGCTCATTAAGCAAAAACGGGACGAAGAAGTTCTCCAGTACAGG GAACAGGTGGAAGAGATGGAAGAGAGGCTACGGGAACTGAAAAACGAGGTCCAACTTCAGCAACGTAAGAACCAAGAATTGGAAGAGCTGAGGACCAGCCTGCACCAGGTGCTATCTATTTACAA GGGCTGCTTAGAAATCTATGGTCATCTTTGCAACTCAGAAAAAGTCGATCAAGACTGA
- the RBBP4 gene encoding histone-binding protein RBBP4 isoform X3, with protein MARRARGAGAARRGQETIERRLAGTEGGEEPAGRTACTDAMADKEAAFDDAVEERVINEEYKIWKKNTPFLYDLVMTHALEWPSLTAQWLPDVTRPEGKDFSIHRLVLGTHTSDEQNHLVIASVQLPNDDAQFDASHYDSEKGEFGGFGSVSGKIEIEIKINHEGEVNRARYMPQNPCIIATKTPSSDVLVFDYTKHPSKPDPSGECNPDLRLRGHQKEGYGLSWNPNLSGHLLSASDDHTICLWDISAVPKEGKVVDAKTIFTGHTAVVEDVSWHLLHESLFGSVADDQKLMIWDTRSNNTSKPSHSVDAHTAEVNCLSFNPYSEFILATGSADKTVALWDLRNLKLKLHSFESHKDEIFQVQWSPHNETILASSGTDRRLNVWDLSKIGEEQSPEDAEDGPPELLFIHGGHTAKISDFSWNPNEPWVICSVSEDNIMQVWQMAENIYNDEDPEGSVDPEGQGS; from the exons ATGGCGCGAAGGGCGCGCGGCGCTGGAGCCGCACGCAGGGGGCAGGAAACAATAGAGCGGCGGCTGGCGGGGACGGAGGGAGGCGAGGAGCCGGCTGGCCGCACCGCCTGCACCGACGCCATGGCGGACAAGGAGG caGCCTTTGATGATGCGGTGGAGGAGCGTGTGATCAATGAGGAATATAAAATTTGGAAAAAGAACACTCCTTTCCTGTATGATCTGGTAATGACCCATGCTCTGGAGTGGCCCAGCTTGACTGCTCAGTGGCTTCCTGATGTAACAAG ACCCGAAGGCAAAGATTTCAGTATTCACCGACTAGTCCTGGGGACCCACACTTCAGATGAACAAAACCATCTTGTGATAGCCAGTGTTCAGCTGCCCAATGATGATGCACAGTTTGATGCTTCACACTATGATAGTGAGAAAGGAG AGTTTGGAGGCTTTGGATCTGTTAGTGGGAAAATCGAAATTGAAATAAAGATCAATCATGAAGGAGAAGTGAACAGAGCACGCTACATGCCCCAAAATCCATGCATCATTGCCACAAAGACTCCATCCAGCGATGTCCTGGTCTTTGACTACACCAAACACCCCTCTAAACCAG ACCCTTCTGGAGAGTGTAACCCTGATCTGCGTCTTCGTGGACACCAAAAGGAAGGCTATGGACTATCATGGAATCCAAATCTGAGTGGGCATTTGCTTAGTGCTTCTGATGATCAT ACCATCTGCTTGTGGGATATTAGTGCTGTTCCGAAGGAAGGTAAAGTGGTGGATGCAAAGACCATCTTTACAGGGCATACAGCAGTAGTGGAAGATGTATCTTGGCACCTGCTCCACGAATCTCTTTTTGGATCTGTTGCTGATGATCAGAAGCTCATGAT TTGGGACACCCGGTCAAACAACACCTCCAAACCTAGTCACTCTGTGGATGCTCACACAGCTGAAGTGAACTGCCTCTCTTTCAATCCATATAGTGAGTTTATTCTGGCTACAGGATCAGCTGATAAG ACGGTTGCCTTATGGGATCTGAGAAACCTAAAACTGAAGCTGCACTCCTTTGAATCTCATAAAGATGAAATATTTCAG GTTCAGTGGTCTCCTCATAATGAAACTATTTTGGCCTCCAGTGGTACTGACCGCAGGCTAAATGTCTGGGACTTGAG TAAAATTGGAGAAGAACAGTCCCCTGAAGATGCAGAGGATGGCCCACCGGAGCTGTTG TTTATTCATGGTGGTCACACTGCAAAGATATCTGATTTCTCCTGGAATCCCAATGAACCCTGGGTAATTTGTTCTGTATCAGAAGACAATATTATGCAAGTCTGGCAAATG GCTGAGAACATATATAATGATGAAGACCCTGAAGGAAGTGTGGATCCAGAAGGTCAAGGGTCCTAG
- the SYNC gene encoding syncoilin isoform X1 codes for MDGSPDSCLSVQVSPWLDREWDLMADSEPPLELHVDDAGTCLELEGDATDALLEPEGAHAPLELRMDVTNAPLELNNAGAPLEQHVDGADAPLDLDVAEPQTLSIEELGEHFQECIEAVEQLEEERDSLIQELTLLREPALQEIRQAHEEILAAYRLQAKVELERDNLRNEIRQVKQKLFKVTRECVACQYQLETRRRDMAQYAVYRAELETRVSQLSEEISQLRETCEKQKEQFRQRLEMPQYRGDSHYLQESRRLSMEFESFVAENRQGLEKHYEPQLVCLLERREASAKALQQTQGEIQGLKETLRPLQGEAGRLRLQNRNLEEQIRLIKQKRDEEVLQYREQVEEMEERLRELKNEVQLQQRKNQELEELRTSLHQVLSIYKGCLEIYGHLCNSEKVDQD; via the exons GGACCTGATGGCAGATTCAGAACCCCCTTTGGAGCTGCACGTGGACGATGCAGGTACATGCTTAGAGCTCGAGGGAGACGCTACAGATGCCCTGTTGGAGCCTGAAGGTGCACATGCCCCCTTGGAGCTACGTATGGATGTCACAAATGCCCCTCTGGAGCTGAACAACGCAGGCGCACCCTTGGAGCAGCATGTGGATGGCGCAGATGCTCCCTTGGACTTAGATGTTGCAGAGCCCCAGACTCTGAGCATTGAGGAGCTGGGAGAGCATTTCCAGGAATGCATTGAAGCAgtggagcagctggaggaggagagggatagCCTCATCCAGGAACTCACGCTGCTCCGGGAACCTGCCCTTCAAGAAATCAGACAAGCTCATGAGGAGATACTGGCAGCCTACAGACTGCAGGCCAAGGTGGAGCTGGAGCGGGACAATCTGAGAAATGAGATCCGACAAGTCAAGCAGAAGCTATTCAAGGTGACCAGAGAGTGTGTGGCTTGCCAGTACCAGCTGGAAACCAGACGGCGTGACATGGCCCAGTATGCGGTCTATCGGGCTGAACTGGAAACCAGGGTCAGCCAGCTTTCCGAGGAAATATCGCAGCTGAGAGAGACTTGTGAAAAGCAGAAGGAACAGTTCAGGCAGCGTCTGGAGATGCCCCAGTACCGGGGGGATAGCCATTACTTGCAGGAGAGCCGAAGGCTTTCCATGGAGTTCGAGAGCTTTGTGGCAGAGAACCGCCAGGGCCTGGAGAAACACTATGAGCCGCAGCTCGTGTGCCTTTTAGAAAGGAGAGAAGCCAGTGCTAAGGCTTTGCAACAAACACAGGGAGAGATTCAGGGGCTGAAGGAGACACTGAGACCCCTGCAGGGAGAGGCCGGCAGGCTGCGGCTGCAGAACAGAAATCTGGAAGAACAGATCAGGCTCATTAAGCAAAAACGGGACGAAGAAGTTCTCCAGTACAGG GAACAGGTGGAAGAGATGGAAGAGAGGCTACGGGAACTGAAAAACGAGGTCCAACTTCAGCAACGTAAGAACCAAGAATTGGAAGAGCTGAGGACCAGCCTGCACCAGGTGCTATCTATTTACAA GGGCTGCTTAGAAATCTATGGTCATCTTTGCAACTCAGAAAAAGTCGATCAAGACTGA